In Pedobacter heparinus DSM 2366, the following are encoded in one genomic region:
- the trmD gene encoding tRNA (guanosine(37)-N1)-methyltransferase TrmD: protein MRFDIISVLPDLLSSPFAHSILQRAQKKGLAEIVLHNLRDYASNKQKSVDDYPYGGGSGMVMSITPFACCIEALKAERDYDEVIFMSPDGETFNQTIANELSGKKNIMILCGHYKGIDQRIRDLFVTREISIGDYVLSGGELPAAVLVDAIVRLIPGVLNDETSALSDSFQGELLDAPVYTRPADWRGHKVPDILLSGHEAKINEWRHEQALIRTQLRRPDLLED from the coding sequence TACAGCGGGCACAAAAGAAAGGTCTTGCAGAAATTGTGCTGCATAACCTGAGGGATTATGCCAGTAATAAGCAGAAAAGCGTTGACGATTATCCTTATGGGGGAGGCAGTGGCATGGTGATGTCTATAACGCCTTTTGCCTGCTGCATTGAAGCGCTGAAGGCTGAAAGGGATTACGACGAGGTTATTTTTATGAGCCCGGATGGGGAAACATTCAACCAAACTATCGCCAATGAGCTGTCGGGGAAAAAAAATATTATGATTTTATGCGGGCACTATAAAGGGATCGACCAGCGGATCCGCGATCTTTTTGTAACCCGGGAAATATCGATCGGGGACTATGTGCTTTCGGGAGGAGAATTGCCCGCCGCAGTATTGGTGGATGCAATTGTACGCCTGATACCAGGTGTACTGAATGACGAAACTTCGGCCCTGTCCGATAGTTTTCAGGGCGAATTGCTGGATGCGCCAGTTTATACCAGACCGGCCGACTGGCGGGGGCATAAGGTTCCGGATATTTTATTGAGCGGCCATGAGGCGAAGATCAATGAATGGCGACATGAACAGGCCTTAATACGCACGCAATTGCGCAGGCCGGATCTGCTGGAGGATTAA
- the rplS gene encoding 50S ribosomal protein L19: MDLVKFVEEQVIAKNEFPAFKSGDTVSVHYKIREGNKERIQIYQGVVLQRNSVGANETFTVRKMSNGVGVERIFPINSPNIAKIEVNSHGKVRRAKLFYLRELTGKAARIKSKRV; this comes from the coding sequence ATGGATTTAGTAAAATTTGTTGAAGAGCAGGTAATCGCAAAAAATGAGTTTCCTGCATTCAAATCAGGAGATACAGTGAGTGTTCACTATAAAATTCGCGAAGGTAATAAAGAACGTATTCAAATTTACCAGGGCGTAGTATTACAACGTAACAGCGTAGGCGCAAACGAAACGTTTACTGTTCGTAAAATGTCTAACGGTGTTGGTGTAGAGCGGATATTCCCTATTAACTCTCCAAACATTGCCAAAATCGAGGTGAACAGCCATGGTAAAGTTCGCAGGGCGAAACTATTTTATCTGCGCGAATTAACTGGTAAAGCAGCACGTATAAAATCTAAAAGGGTATAA
- a CDS encoding Glu/Leu/Phe/Val dehydrogenase dimerization domain-containing protein produces MKELLKKFEEKRPEIVFEWKDKDSEAEGWVVINSLRGGAAGGGTRMRKGLDKREVESLAKTMEVKFTVSGPPIGGAKSGINFDPADPRKKEVLERWYKAVMPLLKNYYGTGGDLNIDEIHEVIPITENYGLWHPQEGVINGHYQARENERIHQIGQLRYGVSKVLEDLNYTPDIKRKYKVADMITGYGVAASIGHFYSIWGGKLSGKRAVIQGWGNVAAAAGYYLTQNGVKIVGIIDRVGGLICKDGFTQEEVISLFNNRTGNTLVSPDLIPFELASKEIWDIGAEIFVPAAASRLVQQNEVDQLIHGGLEVIACGANVPFADKEIFFGSIMEHADKHVAVIPDFISNCGMARVFAYLMQRNVEMSDDAIFTDASQVIYKALKAVHEESREKKELSKTAFEIALKQLV; encoded by the coding sequence ATGAAAGAACTGTTAAAAAAATTCGAAGAGAAGCGGCCGGAGATCGTTTTTGAGTGGAAGGATAAGGATTCTGAAGCTGAAGGGTGGGTGGTGATCAATTCGCTTCGCGGAGGAGCAGCAGGTGGAGGGACCAGGATGCGCAAAGGCCTGGACAAAAGAGAGGTTGAATCTCTGGCAAAAACAATGGAAGTAAAATTTACCGTATCCGGCCCACCGATAGGCGGGGCAAAGTCGGGCATCAATTTCGATCCTGCAGACCCGAGAAAAAAGGAGGTTCTGGAGCGCTGGTATAAAGCGGTAATGCCCCTGCTAAAAAATTATTACGGTACGGGCGGCGATTTAAATATTGATGAGATCCATGAGGTGATCCCTATTACTGAAAACTACGGGTTATGGCACCCTCAGGAAGGCGTAATCAATGGGCATTATCAGGCAAGGGAAAATGAAAGGATCCACCAGATCGGGCAGCTGCGCTACGGGGTCTCCAAAGTGCTGGAGGATTTAAATTATACGCCAGACATTAAAAGAAAGTACAAGGTTGCTGATATGATCACCGGTTATGGTGTGGCGGCATCTATCGGCCATTTTTACAGCATCTGGGGTGGGAAGTTGTCAGGAAAAAGAGCGGTTATCCAGGGCTGGGGAAATGTAGCGGCAGCAGCAGGGTATTACCTGACACAAAATGGTGTGAAAATTGTTGGGATCATTGACCGTGTTGGTGGATTGATCTGTAAGGATGGCTTTACACAGGAAGAGGTCATTAGCCTGTTTAACAACAGAACAGGAAATACGCTGGTATCGCCCGACCTGATTCCTTTTGAACTGGCCAGTAAAGAGATCTGGGATATTGGCGCCGAGATATTTGTTCCCGCTGCAGCTTCCAGACTTGTTCAGCAAAACGAAGTGGATCAGTTGATACATGGGGGGCTCGAAGTGATTGCCTGTGGTGCAAATGTTCCTTTTGCGGATAAAGAGATTTTCTTTGGGAGCATTATGGAGCATGCAGATAAGCACGTTGCAGTGATACCGGATTTTATATCAAATTGTGGTATGGCCAGGGTTTTTGCTTACCTGATGCAGAGAAATGTAGAAATGAGTGACGATGCGATATTTACGGACGCGTCACAGGTGATTTATAAGGCACTGAAAGCGGTTCATGAGGAATCTCGGGAAAAGAAGGAACTCTCTAAAACGGCATTTGAGATTGCGCTTAAACAATTAGTATAA
- a CDS encoding mechanosensitive ion channel family protein produces the protein MMMDYQFFEQVFWGNTVKQYCVFVVIILLGLLFKRLVSRLFSLALFKVFSKFAEEVRGETFVALLVKPIESFITFCTIYLAINNLTHPLNLVLWHRSKTKIGVTIGDCLDKIFLFLIILSIFWIILRIIDFIAFVLKHKASIMNNRADDQLVPFLKELTKTLICFLGFFVLLGFVFEINVLTLITGLGIGGIAIALAAKESLENLIGSFTIFLDKPFTVGDVVKVDGIEGTIEKVGFRSTWLISPDKTTIVIPNRAMIDGVLENVTLRNYRRVNFFIGIVYETAPEDIKKILSAIAAFLEAHPDTKDGYATFDNFGDSALHIQVVYLVINMEHSKYVKVKEEINFKLMEIVKEFRSGFAYPTQRSISDSFPQQNS, from the coding sequence ATGATGATGGACTATCAATTTTTTGAACAGGTTTTTTGGGGAAACACCGTTAAGCAATATTGCGTTTTTGTAGTTATTATTTTACTTGGATTGCTGTTTAAAAGATTGGTGTCCAGGTTGTTTAGTCTGGCCCTTTTTAAGGTGTTCAGCAAATTTGCGGAAGAGGTCAGGGGAGAAACCTTTGTTGCGCTGCTGGTAAAGCCTATAGAGTCTTTCATTACTTTTTGCACCATTTATCTGGCGATCAACAATTTAACCCACCCCCTTAACCTTGTGCTCTGGCACAGGTCGAAAACTAAGATTGGGGTTACGATAGGGGATTGCCTGGATAAGATCTTTCTTTTCCTGATTATTCTGTCCATTTTCTGGATCATCCTGAGGATCATTGATTTCATCGCTTTTGTATTAAAACACAAGGCAAGCATAATGAATAACCGGGCCGATGATCAGTTGGTCCCTTTTTTAAAAGAACTGACCAAAACCTTGATCTGTTTTCTTGGTTTTTTTGTGTTACTGGGCTTTGTTTTTGAAATCAATGTGCTTACACTGATCACGGGATTGGGTATAGGGGGTATTGCGATTGCACTGGCTGCAAAAGAAAGTCTGGAAAACCTGATCGGTTCATTTACGATATTTTTGGACAAGCCCTTCACGGTTGGCGATGTGGTAAAGGTGGATGGTATTGAAGGTACAATTGAGAAAGTGGGCTTCAGGAGTACCTGGCTGATCAGTCCGGATAAAACAACTATTGTTATTCCAAACCGGGCAATGATAGATGGTGTGCTTGAAAATGTGACGTTAAGAAATTACAGAAGGGTTAATTTTTTTATAGGAATAGTCTATGAGACGGCGCCTGAGGATATTAAAAAGATCCTGTCTGCCATTGCTGCTTTTCTTGAGGCCCATCCTGATACTAAGGACGGATATGCCACATTTGATAATTTTGGCGATTCTGCCTTGCATATCCAGGTTGTTTACCTGGTGATCAATATGGAGCACAGTAAATATGTAAAAGTAAAAGAAGAGATCAATTTTAAACTAATGGAGATTGTAAAAGAATTCAGGTCTGGGTTTGCCTATCCGACCCAGCGCTCTATCAGTGACAGCTTTCCGCAGCAAAACAGTTAA